One part of the Candidatus Kouleothrix ribensis genome encodes these proteins:
- a CDS encoding peptide ABC transporter substrate-binding protein, giving the protein MKRLNLRSSFAMALLLALILPILAACGGGTPAAAPTAPAAEAPTAAAAPTAAEAPTAAPEPTAAAEPTASPAANAGNVLRMAESTWPDTLDPQDSSFSNEIAVLILNYEGLTRFDKDLKTVPGAAEKWEYSADAKTVTFTLRDGLKYSDGSPLTSKDYAAAIKRSLDPRGTVGDYQGTFFMIQGAEDIIGTTVPTDEGKLPDLYNKLGIATPDDKTIKFTLTQATPYFHTLAGIWVSYPAKDDLVTKGGETWWEDPANQVGNGPFQITKIDKSSNVIEYKANENYWGGKPKIEGVQYKYIDDLAVALQAYKNGEVDVMTPDPNDVPGIKADADLGKQYSEYAGACTLTVNFNLTKAPFDNQKVREAFAYGFDREAYIRDALKDTEVKTLTWIPPGYPGYDANEKRFDFDAAKGKAALAEAGFPEGKGLPEIKWSYNSNNPANQARVEYIIQMYQKSLGITIVPDPVEGTTLVNLRKSVETYPQILTGGWCADYPDQQNWLSIYWHSRTNFAANTGYKNAEADKLMDAADIEVDPAKRADLYQQAQLLIVSDAAEIMRSNTKNTFLINPAVKGLDFTPQDSDLPGLITGLLNVTIER; this is encoded by the coding sequence ATGAAGCGATTGAACCTACGTAGCAGCTTCGCGATGGCCCTGCTGCTCGCGCTTATTCTGCCGATTCTCGCCGCGTGTGGCGGCGGCACCCCGGCTGCTGCGCCCACCGCGCCGGCCGCCGAGGCCCCCACCGCTGCGGCGGCACCCACTGCCGCCGAGGCGCCCACCGCCGCGCCTGAGCCAACCGCCGCTGCCGAGCCAACCGCCTCCCCGGCGGCCAATGCCGGCAATGTCCTACGCATGGCCGAGTCGACTTGGCCCGACACGCTCGATCCGCAGGACTCCTCGTTCTCGAACGAGATCGCCGTGCTGATCCTGAACTACGAGGGCCTGACCCGCTTCGACAAAGACCTCAAGACCGTGCCGGGCGCGGCTGAGAAGTGGGAATACAGCGCCGACGCGAAGACCGTGACCTTCACGCTGCGCGACGGCCTGAAGTATAGCGATGGCTCGCCGCTGACCTCGAAAGACTACGCTGCGGCGATCAAGCGCTCGCTCGACCCGCGTGGCACCGTGGGCGACTACCAGGGCACCTTCTTCATGATCCAGGGCGCCGAAGACATCATCGGCACCACCGTACCGACCGACGAAGGCAAGCTGCCCGACTTGTACAACAAGCTGGGCATCGCGACCCCCGACGACAAGACGATCAAGTTCACCCTGACGCAGGCGACGCCGTACTTCCACACCCTGGCCGGCATCTGGGTGTCGTACCCGGCCAAGGACGACCTGGTGACCAAGGGCGGCGAGACCTGGTGGGAAGATCCGGCCAATCAGGTCGGCAACGGCCCGTTCCAGATCACCAAGATCGACAAGTCGTCGAATGTGATCGAGTACAAGGCCAACGAGAACTACTGGGGCGGCAAGCCGAAGATCGAAGGCGTACAGTACAAGTACATCGACGACCTGGCGGTGGCGCTGCAGGCCTACAAGAACGGCGAGGTCGACGTGATGACGCCCGACCCGAACGACGTTCCGGGCATTAAGGCCGACGCCGACCTGGGCAAGCAGTACAGCGAGTATGCTGGTGCCTGTACGCTGACGGTTAACTTCAACCTGACCAAGGCGCCGTTCGACAACCAGAAAGTGCGCGAGGCATTCGCCTACGGCTTCGACCGCGAGGCCTACATCCGCGACGCACTCAAGGATACCGAAGTCAAGACGCTGACCTGGATCCCGCCGGGCTACCCTGGCTACGATGCCAACGAGAAGCGCTTCGACTTCGACGCCGCCAAGGGTAAGGCCGCGCTGGCCGAGGCCGGCTTCCCCGAGGGCAAGGGCCTGCCCGAGATCAAGTGGTCGTACAACAGCAACAACCCGGCCAACCAGGCCCGCGTCGAGTACATCATCCAGATGTACCAGAAGAGCCTGGGCATCACGATCGTGCCCGACCCGGTCGAGGGCACCACGCTGGTGAACCTGCGCAAGTCGGTCGAGACCTACCCGCAGATCCTGACCGGCGGCTGGTGCGCCGACTACCCCGACCAGCAGAACTGGCTCAGCATCTACTGGCACTCGCGCACCAACTTCGCCGCGAACACCGGCTACAAGAATGCTGAGGCCGACAAGCTGATGGACGCGGCCGACATCGAAGTCGACCCGGCCAAGCGCGCGGACCTGTACCAGCAGGCGCAGCTCCTGATCGTCAGCGACGCGGCTGAGATCATGCGTTCGAACACCAAGAACACCTTCCTGATCAACCCGGCGGTGAAGGGCCTGGACTTCACCCCGCAGGATAGCGACCTGCCCGGCCTGATCACCGGGCTACTCAACGTCACAATTGAGCGCTAA
- a CDS encoding UTP--glucose-1-phosphate uridylyltransferase, whose product MRHERLPQIVIDNFHYHYDVLASGNVGLISEDTIVPAADVPGIETTAAYARAGRAALPHAAVLKLNGGLGTSMGLDQAKSLLVAREGMTFLDIIARQNLSFSTHYDCHVPLVLMNSFNTDADSRAVLANYPELESVIPLTLMQHKVPKVLQATLAPAEWPANRQLEWCPPGHGEVYIALATSGMLDALLAHGYEYLFISNVDNLGATLDLGILGYIARQSIPFLMEVAERTEADKKGGHIAQRPGGELLLREVAQCPEADLPAFQDIARHRYFNTNNIWLNLRQLKQTLLDNHNVLKLPMIRNAKTLDPRDSDSPAVYQLETAMGAAIALFAGAQVLRVGRDRFLPVKTCDDLLRLRSDIYTFDQGYRLVQVRTAPPALVALDPRFYKLIGDFEARFAYGVPSLRDCERLRVQGDVAFGAGVVCRGDVHIINRAGAQRRVRDAARLSGECDLSELE is encoded by the coding sequence ATGCGCCATGAGCGGCTGCCCCAGATCGTGATCGATAATTTTCACTACCACTACGACGTGCTGGCCAGCGGCAATGTTGGCCTGATTAGCGAGGACACGATTGTTCCGGCGGCCGATGTGCCCGGAATCGAGACCACTGCGGCCTACGCCAGGGCCGGCCGCGCCGCGCTGCCGCATGCCGCCGTGCTCAAGCTCAACGGCGGGCTAGGCACCAGCATGGGCCTCGATCAGGCCAAATCGCTGCTGGTCGCGCGCGAGGGCATGACCTTCCTCGATATTATCGCGCGGCAGAATCTAAGCTTCAGCACGCACTACGACTGCCACGTACCGCTGGTGTTGATGAACAGCTTCAACACCGACGCCGACTCACGCGCGGTGCTGGCGAACTACCCCGAGCTCGAGAGCGTGATCCCGCTTACGCTGATGCAGCACAAAGTGCCCAAGGTGCTGCAAGCCACGCTGGCGCCGGCCGAGTGGCCGGCCAACCGGCAGCTCGAGTGGTGCCCGCCCGGCCATGGCGAGGTGTATATTGCGCTGGCCACCTCGGGGATGCTCGACGCGCTGCTGGCGCATGGCTACGAATACCTGTTCATCTCGAATGTCGACAACCTGGGCGCGACGCTCGATCTCGGCATTCTGGGTTATATCGCCAGGCAGTCCATCCCGTTCTTAATGGAGGTGGCCGAGCGCACCGAGGCCGACAAGAAAGGCGGCCATATCGCCCAGCGCCCCGGCGGCGAGCTGCTGCTGCGCGAGGTGGCCCAATGCCCCGAGGCCGACCTGCCGGCCTTCCAGGATATCGCGCGCCACCGCTACTTCAACACCAACAATATCTGGCTGAACCTGCGCCAGCTCAAGCAGACCCTGCTCGACAACCACAACGTGCTCAAGCTGCCGATGATCCGCAACGCCAAGACGCTCGACCCGCGCGACAGTGACTCGCCGGCGGTGTACCAGCTTGAGACGGCGATGGGGGCGGCGATTGCGCTGTTTGCAGGCGCGCAGGTGCTGCGCGTCGGCCGCGACCGCTTTTTGCCGGTGAAGACATGCGACGACCTGCTGCGTCTGCGCTCGGATATCTACACGTTCGACCAGGGCTACCGGCTGGTGCAAGTGCGTACGGCCCCGCCAGCGCTGGTTGCGCTCGACCCGCGTTTCTACAAACTGATCGGCGATTTCGAGGCGCGTTTTGCGTATGGGGTGCCGTCGCTGCGCGACTGCGAGCGGCTACGCGTGCAGGGCGACGTGGCGTTTGGTGCCGGCGTGGTGTGCCGCGGTGACGTACACATCATCAATCGTGCCGGTGCGCAGCGCCGCGTGCGCGACGCGGCTAGGCTCAGCGGCGAGTGCGATCTTAGCGAGCTGGAGTGA